The genome window TCCCTATAGTCCCCAAAATCCAGAGAGGATTGGGCTAGAGGGGTCCTtccattttacaaaacaaaatctcattcattcattcaacagatacgtATTGTCTGCCACTCTGAGCCAGACCCTGAGCTGGCATTAAGCATGAAACAGACAAAACTCACACTaccagagacacacagacagaggAAGCTCCTGGCCAGAGATCACACAGCCTGGACCCAGGAGCCCAGGGTTCCTTCCTCCACATTCTGCCTCTCAAGGCTTCAGCCGTGCTGGCTTGTGTATGCCTGCCTCATTCCAGGTCAGGCCCTGGTTCCAGCCAGGCAGGGGCCTAGAAGCCTTTCTCTGGTCCACAGATGACTCTCAAAGTCCCATCATGAGAGGCCAAGTGCAGCTTTCCATAAAAGCAGCCCTGAACATTGGCCTCACGTTCCCTTGGCACAGTCTAAAGAAACCCCCAGCTGGGCCTTAGGCAGTGAATGCTGAAAGCTGATGAGACTTGGTAAAAGAAAATCTGCTCCAGAGTGCTTTTCAAGTACTCTTCAGGGTAATTTTTGTGCACTTGTACAGCCATCAGcagaggcttagagaggtaatgtgacttgcccaaggtcacacgatTAGGAAATGACCCGCCAGGATGCAAATCAGGCCTGCGTGAATCCCAGACCGTCTGGTACCCAGATCCCGACCCCcgccacacaaacacacatacacacaccccttgAGAAGTTTGTGCCTCCACCGGACGAGTGGCAGAGGCGACTGAACAGTTTCAGAGAAACCACAGCTCCCGACGCTTCCTGAGAGAGCCCAAGGAGAGAGGCAGCGGCGCCTGCCCGGCGCGCTCAGGGGGCGGGAGAGGATGGGGCGCTTCGTGGACCCGGCCACAGCTCCCGCCGGCAGGTAGAAACTGGTCAAAGTACTCGTGCGCGCGGACGGTCCCGGGCATCTGAAGCGGATGACGCCGAAACGCGCGGCTCCAACTCACAACCCTGCCGGGCCACTACTGACGCAGACCTTGCATTCAGGCGACTCATCTCGCCCTCTCCAAAAAAAGTCTCCCAAACTTTTGAggttattaataaaacaaacaaatgaataagcaAATATATAACAGCGGGGAACTTTCCGAAAAGGAGATGGAGGCGGATATCGGGTTCTTCCCCGGGCCAAAAAAGCCGAAGGCCCTTACCTGCAGGAAACCTCCCAGCCCGCAAAGGCGCGTCTGTCTGGAGCACTTCGCTTCGGCGCGCGGGACGCTCACGGCCACCTCATCTGCAGCCCGGCTGGGCTCTGGCCCTGTGTTTTATACCACTATAGGCAATTAATATTGCATCAGccgtattttaaattttcaaaacccACAATATAATGTAATGGCATAAGGGCATTTATTATTAAAGGACACCCGATGGAGAGGGAGGTGGAGGAATCGCTGGGGCTGGTGCGCAAGGCGGGGGCGACAGGGTGAGACCCAGGGGCTGGGGATGATCCCCAGGTTTGCTTTTGCAATAGGGGGGCGTATCGCGCGAAGGGGAGACCCGCTCTGCTTCGAATTTCAGTCCAGAGGTGATGACGCAGAGTTCTTTGCAGACACAGTGGGGAAATGTACAGACGACTCCAGGACTtggaacattaatttttaaatcatgaagGTGTTTCTGCGTCTCACAGATAAGATTTCCTCCCCCTTTTAGAGTatgtggaagagagagaaggaaaccggcatctgttgagcacctactgtgtataGGCACCAGGCCAGGATCTTTGCCGCAATTATCTCATTATCCACCCGCcatccctccccacacacacagaaGCCTCGATAGACCGTGGAATAATCTCCTGGGTGACAATTCCAAATGAATTTCTGAATTGACCTCGAGGAAGCCCAAACGACTCTGTCCCAGCAAAGAACACTTTCCTCCCTTTTTTGCATCTCTCCTCACCTCCCATGTAGCtgtttgaaacttttaaaataatcatgtttCCCGAGAAGAACCAAGCATTACCAGACACCTTAAATAAATAATCTTACTTAGTCCTGACAATAGCCTTGTAAGTATTCGCATCTTCATGCTGCAGACAACCgatggagactcagagaagttacacTCACTTCAGGATCATTCAGCCAATGAGTGGAGGCATTGGGGGCGCCTACTCCCATCAGTCAGGCCTAAAAGTTTTCTGTCTGAGTCAAGTTGAGCAAATAGAAGCTGAAAGATTAGCACGTGGGAAGCGTGGAGGAAGGGCCTGGAAACCCTGAGGTCCAGGGAGGATCTGGGTGAGAAGATGAGGCAGCCCCGAAAGAGGAGCAAGGAGGGAAGATTGCAGGAGACTGGCCTCCTGGAAATGACAGCCCGGCCCTTTTGGGTTCTCACTTTTAAATCCTTTCCAAGACTAGTAGTCCTTAATCTccgagaaagaaaaaacactgcaATTCGGgttgaaaaataaagcatttattttagAAGTTAATTCAAGGGgtaaagagagaaggaaacaatattttatttgtgtCTATTTGGACAACGaaaccaaaggtcacacagcaacaCGCAAATTACATGAAGCAACGAAAGAAAACATGTGACGGGGCCAGAGGGACTTGGGGTGAGAAAGATCCAGGCCGGGGTTTCGCCCCTCTTTCCGTTCAAAGCTATGAGTGAACCTCCACCGAGAGGTTGGGGGATGGAAAGAAGTAGAgttaaataaataacagtaaaaaacggtgctaacaataataataaaagcacaaTGAGGTGAGACATGTTAGAAGGACTTGCATATGATTCGGAAAAGTTACAGTTACTTTCGTTCGAGCAGCTGCCTCTACGCAGCTGCTCTGGGAGTCTGGCTGGAACAGCGAGCTGGGGTCAGAGAGTCCTCAGTACGACTGCTACCAATGCCCTGCTTTCCTGCAGGCGGGCATTACCCCTCAAACTACTGTCATTACCCAGCAGATCATGGCGGACGAGCCACAGCAGGGGCCGGCTGCTGCTTGCAAACCAGCTACAGgatcccccccatcccaccccagcaTTTTCAGTCGCTGAATTGGGCCCACCTTTTCTGGAGCCCACCTTATGGTGGAGAACAACTCAGAGCCCGCTACTCCCCGAACATTTTCCCTGAACCTAATCTATGCTACCTTAGACAACTTACAACAAACCAAAGGATGAAATGGATAAAATTTAGGGGACGAACGGAATATAAGGCTATCCTTTGGAAACATACATGTATTTTATACTCTAAATAAATCTCCAGTACATGTTTGTGCCCCACTTAGACTCTGTGTCATTCCTTATCGCTTCCTTCCCATCCCTTTACCCCTTGTCTAGTCGCGCTTAGTAAAGTGGTGTCTTCACCCCAGAGTCGTGCGTTCGGGCCAATTGACCATCCCCTGCATTTGGGCTCCCGCCATGAGGTCGCGCGGTCTTGTGCGCGAGGGCGATtttcagcaccacggacagcaCAAGCCCCTCCAGGCCTGCctttcaggaatttttttcttagcgCCCAAACTTTTCTGGtgggaatagaaagaaaagaatggaaagagaaggCCGGGAGGCAACGAGGTGGGATAAAGGGGAAAGTCTGTGACTTCGGGGGAGAGAGCCTGACCTACCAGGAAACGTCTCGGAGCCCCCATAACCGTGCCCCCCAACTCCAGGGGGACATACACTCAGCTCTCCCGGCCCCGGACGCTCCGCCCCGCAGCAGTCAGTGGACAGCCGAGTACTTCATTcgtttctgtttctgtctttggTTACAGAACCAGACCCTCACCACGTTCTTTTTAAGGTCCAGTTTCTCGGCGATGGCCGCGATCTTTTCGGATGAGGGCCGCGGCTGGATAGCGAAGTAGGCCTCCAGCGAGCGCTTCTCCGGTGCCGCGATAGACGTGCGTTTGCGCTTCCTCTCACTGCCGTTGAAGAGCTCCGGCTTGCTGTTTTTCTCTCGGTAGGCGGCCTCGGCTTCCTCCAGCCAGGCCTGGAGCACCGGCTTGAGGGCGATCATGTTGTTGTGCGAAAGAGTGAGAGACTCAAACCTGCAGATGGTGCTCTGGCTGAGCGAGCCGACGCCGGGGATCTTGAGGTTGGCTAGAGCCGCACCCACGTCCGCCTGGGTCACCCCCAGCTTGATGCGCCGCTGCTTGAAGCGCTCCGCGAAGGCCTCGAGCTCTCGCGGGTCCGACTCCACGTCGCTGAGGCATGCGGGCATGGTGCTATGAGGCGCCACAGCATGTGGGTGGCTCATGCCCATGGCCTGATGCAGGTGGCCCATGGCACCCAGGTGATGCGGGTGG of Delphinus delphis chromosome 3, mDelDel1.2, whole genome shotgun sequence contains these proteins:
- the POU4F3 gene encoding POU domain, class 4, transcription factor 3, which translates into the protein MMAMNAKQPFGMHPVLQEPKFSSLHSGSEAMRRVCLPAPQLQGNIFGSFDESLLARAEALAAVDIVSHGKNHPFKPDATYHTMSSVPCTSTSSTVPISHPATLTSHPHHAVHQGLEGDLLEHISPTLSVSGLGAPEHSVMPAQIHPHHLGAMGHLHQAMGMSHPHAVAPHSTMPACLSDVESDPRELEAFAERFKQRRIKLGVTQADVGAALANLKIPGVGSLSQSTICRFESLTLSHNNMIALKPVLQAWLEEAEAAYREKNSKPELFNGSERKRKRTSIAAPEKRSLEAYFAIQPRPSSEKIAAIAEKLDLKKNVVRVWFCNQRQKQKRMKYSAVH